From Halanaerobiales bacterium, one genomic window encodes:
- a CDS encoding formate--tetrahydrofolate ligase, with protein sequence MKSDIEIAQNAEMQPITEIASDLGLSEDDIENYGK encoded by the coding sequence ATGAAAAGTGATATTGAAATAGCACAGAATGCAGAAATGCAGCCAATAACAGAAATAGCGAGTGATTTAGGATTAAGTGAAGATGATATTGAGAATTATGGTAAG